From Thermoflavifilum aggregans, a single genomic window includes:
- a CDS encoding DNA polymerase/3'-5' exonuclease PolX encodes MIDNQTIADQLILLSKLMEIHGENPFKARSYALAAYEIEKLNKPITTFTAEEIQQIKGIGEAIGKKIQQIIRDAQFPLLQKYIDNTPPGVIEMLQIKGLGPKKIRVIWKEMGIESIGELLYACHENRLLHHKGFGPKSQESIRNEILFYLSQKGKFLYAEAVHLAAEIRQQWETHLPQSHFTYTGSFRRQMEIIDRLEILTDALPEQIQKVFPEATWLDANTLQLIRPQHPPLYIFFSSSEKWGTDLFRSTGSADFVKHMEKQFPEIVTRNYSEEEKLFFDAGLDVIPPCLRDDTRWIEKARLHQLPQLIEVKDIKGIIHAHSQWSDGMHSLEEMATACKQQGFEYLVICDHSQSAFYANGLTAERVQAQHQEIDELNARLHPFKIFKGIEADILADGRLDYPDEVLALFDVVIASVHSSLQMPQEKAMQRLLKAIANPFTTILGHMTGRLLLTRNGYPVDHLAIIEACKAHKVIIELNAHPRRLDIDWRWIPQAMDAGIMLSIDPDAHAIDGFNDIRYGVLAAQKGGLTTAQNFSSFSRDEMEAYLLKIRKEKGL; translated from the coding sequence ATGATCGACAATCAAACCATAGCGGATCAGCTGATTCTACTTTCCAAACTCATGGAAATCCACGGGGAAAACCCTTTTAAAGCCCGTTCCTATGCGCTGGCTGCTTATGAAATTGAAAAACTGAACAAGCCTATCACTACTTTTACCGCTGAAGAAATTCAACAAATAAAAGGCATAGGCGAAGCCATTGGCAAAAAAATTCAGCAAATTATCCGAGATGCACAATTTCCCTTGCTTCAGAAATACATCGACAATACTCCGCCTGGTGTGATAGAAATGCTTCAGATCAAAGGACTCGGCCCGAAAAAGATACGGGTTATCTGGAAAGAAATGGGCATTGAGTCCATCGGTGAATTGCTCTATGCCTGCCATGAAAATCGCCTGTTGCATCATAAAGGCTTCGGACCCAAATCACAGGAAAGCATCAGAAATGAAATTCTTTTTTATTTATCCCAGAAAGGAAAATTTCTCTATGCAGAAGCAGTACATCTAGCAGCAGAGATCAGACAACAATGGGAAACACATCTGCCCCAATCACATTTTACTTATACAGGATCTTTCCGCAGGCAAATGGAAATTATTGACCGGCTTGAGATCCTGACAGATGCATTGCCTGAACAAATACAAAAGGTATTTCCTGAAGCAACCTGGCTGGATGCAAACACCCTGCAACTAATTCGTCCGCAACATCCACCTTTGTACATATTTTTTAGTTCTTCTGAAAAATGGGGAACAGATTTGTTTCGCAGCACAGGATCTGCGGATTTTGTAAAGCACATGGAAAAACAATTTCCGGAGATTGTAACGCGTAATTATTCCGAAGAAGAAAAACTTTTTTTCGATGCAGGTTTGGATGTAATTCCTCCGTGCCTGCGTGATGATACACGCTGGATAGAAAAAGCACGATTGCATCAACTACCTCAGTTGATTGAAGTAAAAGATATCAAAGGCATCATTCATGCACATAGCCAGTGGAGTGACGGCATGCATTCACTCGAAGAAATGGCTACAGCTTGCAAGCAGCAAGGATTTGAATACCTGGTGATTTGTGATCATTCCCAATCGGCCTTTTATGCCAACGGGCTTACGGCCGAACGTGTACAGGCGCAGCATCAGGAAATAGATGAATTGAATGCACGATTGCATCCGTTTAAAATTTTCAAGGGTATTGAAGCTGATATTCTTGCTGATGGAAGACTGGATTATCCGGATGAAGTTTTAGCCTTGTTCGATGTAGTAATTGCTTCGGTACATTCGTCGCTGCAGATGCCTCAGGAGAAAGCCATGCAACGCCTGCTGAAAGCTATTGCCAATCCTTTTACTACCATTCTTGGACACATGACCGGCCGGCTGCTGTTAACACGCAACGGATATCCGGTTGATCATCTTGCTATCATCGAGGCCTGCAAAGCTCATAAAGTGATTATTGAATTAAATGCTCATCCCCGCCGATTGGATATTGACTGGCGATGGATACCACAAGCCATGGATGCCGGTATAATGTTATCCATTGATCCTGATGCACACGCTATCGATGGATTTAACGATATCCGCTACGGAGTGCTGGCTGCTCAGAAAGGTGGGCTTACAACTGCACAGAATTTCAGCAGTTTCAGTCGGGATGAAATGGAAGCATACCTGCTCAAAATCAGAAAAGAAAAAGGGTTATAA